Part of the Gemmatimonadales bacterium genome, GGCGGCGGACCCGTCGGGCGATCCCCCGGACGCGATCGTCCCGTCCCCCCTCATGCCCCACCTGATGTTCGAATGGCTGCTCCGCCGGGCCCGCCGCCGCTGGCCCGCCCGGCTGGTCGAGACCCGCCCCGTGCCGGCCGGCCCCGGCACTCCGTACGACGAGCAGGCACCCGACGGAACCCGCTACGTCTCCTTTGCCGACTGGCTTTGCCCCGTCCACTGCATCGAGCCCGCCATCTGCCCGATCATCCGCGCGCCCCGCACCTGGGAAATGTCTGAGGCGATGGAGGAGCTGACCCACCATCTCTCTGCCAGCACGGCCATCGCCGGGCCGGTCCTCTTCGAGTGCCGGCACCGGGTGCACGGCGTGGGCATGTTCGACGTGGCGGCCGTCCTGGCCGGCGACGCGGTGGTCGCCGCCGCCGGTCACGACGGCACTCCCCTGGACGTCCTGGTGGGCACCATTTCTGCCTGCCACGGCGCCGCCAGCCTCCTCCACCTCGGAACGGATCCCTCCCTGAATCGGTTAACCCAGGTGGCCGGATTCGTCGGCTGAGCCAGGTCGCGGAACCCTGGGCTGTTCTTATATTTGAGGTCAGTCTCGGGTGAGATTGGCCATCATCTCTTTTCGAGGATGCGCATGAACCGCGCGGAGGAGTTCGACCTCGCCATCGTAGGTGGAGGCCCGGCCGGGCTGTGTGCCGCCATGTATGCCGGCCGCGGGATGCTCAGGGCGGTCCTGCTCGAGCGCGGTGTGCCTGGTGGGGAGCTGCTCAACACCGAATGGATCGACGACTATCCGGGGTTCGAGCACATCCTCGGACGCGAGCTGGCCCAGAAGATGGCGGACCACGCGCTCCGGTTCGGCGCGGACCTGCGGCAGGAGACCGTCGAGTCGATCGTCCGCCGGGAGGACGGCATCTTCGAGCTGGCCACCACCGGGGGCACCACCTACGAGGCGCGGGCCGTGATCCTTACCGCCGGCGGCACCCCGCACAAGCTCGAGGTGCCCGGCGAGGCGGAGTATGCCGGCCGCGGGGTCTCCTATTGCGCCGTCTGCGATGGGGCGTTCTTCAAGGGCGAGACCATCGCCGTGGTGGGCGGCGGCGACGCCGCCGTGGAGGAGGCCGACTACCTCACCCGCTACGCGGCGAAGGTGTACCTGATTCACCGGCGTGACGAGCTCCGGGCCTCCCCGATCCTGCAGGCGCGGCTGTTCGCCAACCCCAAGATCGAAGTCATCTGGAACAAGCGGGTGCGGGAGCTCATCGGCTCGCCTGCCGGGCTCCAGAGTGTCGAGCTGGAGGATACCCTGAGTGGGGAGGCCTCCTCGCTGCCGGTCACCGGATGCTTCGTGTTCATCGGGTTCCGGCCCAATAGCGGGCTGGTGAAGCAGCACTTCGCCCACGACGCGAGTGGGTACCTGATCACCGATGATCGGATGATGACCTCCATTCCCGGCCTGTTCGCCGCGGGCGATCTCCGGGTGCAGTTGACCCGCCAGATCACCACCGCCGTCGGCGACGCCACCACGGCCGCCATCGCGGTCGAGAAGTTCCTCAAGGACCGGCAGGCGCGGCTCGAGGGGGCCAAGGTCGGTGTCTGATCTGGAAGTCGTGGCCCTGCCGAACGGCCAGCTGGCTCAGAACTGCTACCTCGTCGCCGACCGCCGCACCCGCGACGCCGTCATCATCGACCCCGGGGAGGAGCCGGCGATGTTCCTCGCCGAGCTGGACACCCGGGCCTGGACCCTCCGGGCCGTCTGGCTCACCCATGCACACGTCGATCATATCGTCGGGGTTGGCGCGGTGAAGCGCGCCACCGGCGCGCCGATCCACATGCACCGGCTGGATCGGCCGATCTACGACGCCCTCCCCCAGTTCGGCAGCTGGATCGGGCTCGAGCTCGAGCCGCCGCCACCGCCCGACGTCGAGCTCGAGCCCGGCGCGAAGCTGCGGGTGGGCGGCGTCGAGTTCGAGGTCCGGTTCACACCCGGCCATTCTCCCGGCAGCGTAAGCTTCGTCGGGCCCGGACTGGTTTTGAGCGGAGACGTGCTCTTCAACGGCTCGATCGGCCGGACCGACCTGCCCGGTGGAGATTTCGCCACCTTGATGGCGTCGATCCAGACGCAGCTCCTCTCGCTGCCCGACTCCACCGTGGTCTACAGCGGCCACGGCCCCGACACCACCATCGGCATCGAACGGCTCACCAATCCGTTCCTCACGGGAGCGTATCCTCTTGGGTGAGGGCACCGGAGCTTCCCGTCGGTCACCCCCATCCGGAGCAGCTCCGGCCCCGCGCCTGGTCTGCAATCGCTGCGGGTTCGAGGTGCGAAGCCTTCCGGTCGGCTGCAAGAACCCGTGTCCCAACTGCGGCACGCTCTACCCGCTCGGGGATTGTTCTGACTGACATCGCGGCGGGCGGTCTTCTCGATCTCGAGCTGATCGCCCCCGCGTCGGCCCGGGCGTCGCTGGACATCTCCCGGATCGAGCTGCCGCCGCGGCTCCGCCCCACCGCCGAGCTCGGAGTGCTGGACATCACCGAGTTCTTCGGCGATACCACCGGGGGAGTCAAGACCTACCTTTTGCAGAAGGCGCGCTACGTGCAGCGCCGCCCTCGGCTCCGCCAGACCATCGTGGTGCCCGGAGCGGGGGACGCGATTCTCGAGGCCAGCGGGGTCCGCTGCTTCCGCCTCCACGGCCCCACGATTCCCACCCAGAAGCCATACCGGTTCATGCTGGCGACCCGCTCGACCAGCCGGATCGTGGCCCACGAGCGGCCCGACCTGATCGAGGTCGGGAGCGCCTGGTTCGTCCCCTGGCTGGTGCACTACGCGACCCGGCAACTCGACGTACCCGCCGTCTGGTTTTACCACAGCAACTTTCCCCGGGTGCTCGCCCCATGGCCCGAGCGCACCAGCCCGGTCCGCCGCGCGGCGTCCGAGTTTGCCTGGAGCTACGTGCGCCGGCTGGGTCAGATGGTCCGCGCAACGCTGGCGCCCTCCGCCTTCGTGGCCGGGGAGCTGGAGCGCGAGGGAGTGGAGCGGGTCGTGCGCATCTCGCTCGGTGTCGATCTCGAGCTTTTCAATCCGGTTCGCCGCGCCGCCGCGGCTCAGACCCGCCGGCGGGCCGGCCTCCCCGACGGCCCGCTGGCCATCTTCGTCGGCCGCTTCGCGGTGGAGAAGGAGATCGGTCTGCTGCTCGACGCCTGGCCCGAGGTGGAGCGGCGGACCGGTGCGCGGCTGATCCTGCTGGGCGACGGCCCCGCCCGCGGCCGACTGCAGCGCCGCCGCGGAAGTGACCGAGTGTACTGGCTTCCCTACGAGCGGGACCGCGATCGCCTGGCTGATCTGCTTGCCGCAGTCGATCTCTACGTGGCACCCTGCTCGATCGAGACGTTCGGCCTCTCCGCCTTGGAGGCCCTCGCGAGCGGCACGCCCGTGCTCTCGGCCGATCGCGGCGGGGTCGCCGAGTCGGTGGCTGGCTCGGGAGGCGGCGCCGTGTTCCGTTCCGGCGACCCGGGCTCACTGGCCGAGACCGCCGTGAGCCTGCTGGGAGGAGATCTCGCGGCGCGTGGCCATCTCGGCCGGCGCTACGCGGAGCTGAACCACGGCTGGGATGCGGTGCTCGACACTCTCTTCGGCGTGTACGCGAAGATTCTCGGTTCGTGAGCGTCCTCATCTCCATTCACGACGTGACCCCCGCGCTCGCGGCCGGCGTGTCGCGGCTCTGGCAGCTCTGCGCCGAGCGCCGGGTCAGGCCGGCCTTGTTGGTGGTGCCCGACTGGCACGGCAACTGGCCGCTGGATCGGCATCCCGACTTTGCCGCGTGGCTGCGCGCGCGGGCCGCGGAAGGCGCCGAGATCGTGCTCCATGGCGAGCGTCACGACGAGGCGGGCCTCGCCCGCACCTTGGGCGACCGCCTCCGCGCCTGGGGCCGGACCGCGGGTGAGGCCGAGTTTCTCACGCTCGACGCGGCCGCCGCCGGCCAGAGGATCGCCCGAGGTCTCGCCTGCCTGCTCAGGCTGGGACTCCGGCCGGTGGGCTTCGTGCCGCCGGCCTGGCTCGCGCGCGAAGAGGGCCACCGCGCCGCCGGCGCGGCCGGGCTCGGCTTCAGTGAGGACGAGCGATCCGTGCGGCTCTTTCCCTCGGGGCGGCGCATCTCCTCACCCGTAGTGCGCTGGAGCGCGCGGACCGCCGT contains:
- the trxB gene encoding thioredoxin-disulfide reductase produces the protein MNRAEEFDLAIVGGGPAGLCAAMYAGRGMLRAVLLERGVPGGELLNTEWIDDYPGFEHILGRELAQKMADHALRFGADLRQETVESIVRREDGIFELATTGGTTYEARAVILTAGGTPHKLEVPGEAEYAGRGVSYCAVCDGAFFKGETIAVVGGGDAAVEEADYLTRYAAKVYLIHRRDELRASPILQARLFANPKIEVIWNKRVRELIGSPAGLQSVELEDTLSGEASSLPVTGCFVFIGFRPNSGLVKQHFAHDASGYLITDDRMMTSIPGLFAAGDLRVQLTRQITTAVGDATTAAIAVEKFLKDRQARLEGAKVGV
- a CDS encoding MBL fold metallo-hydrolase, with the translated sequence MSDLEVVALPNGQLAQNCYLVADRRTRDAVIIDPGEEPAMFLAELDTRAWTLRAVWLTHAHVDHIVGVGAVKRATGAPIHMHRLDRPIYDALPQFGSWIGLELEPPPPPDVELEPGAKLRVGGVEFEVRFTPGHSPGSVSFVGPGLVLSGDVLFNGSIGRTDLPGGDFATLMASIQTQLLSLPDSTVVYSGHGPDTTIGIERLTNPFLTGAYPLG
- a CDS encoding glycosyltransferase encodes the protein MLDITEFFGDTTGGVKTYLLQKARYVQRRPRLRQTIVVPGAGDAILEASGVRCFRLHGPTIPTQKPYRFMLATRSTSRIVAHERPDLIEVGSAWFVPWLVHYATRQLDVPAVWFYHSNFPRVLAPWPERTSPVRRAASEFAWSYVRRLGQMVRATLAPSAFVAGELEREGVERVVRISLGVDLELFNPVRRAAAAQTRRRAGLPDGPLAIFVGRFAVEKEIGLLLDAWPEVERRTGARLILLGDGPARGRLQRRRGSDRVYWLPYERDRDRLADLLAAVDLYVAPCSIETFGLSALEALASGTPVLSADRGGVAESVAGSGGGAVFRSGDPGSLAETAVSLLGGDLAARGHLGRRYAELNHGWDAVLDTLFGVYAKILGS
- a CDS encoding polysaccharide deacetylase family protein — protein: MSVLISIHDVTPALAAGVSRLWQLCAERRVRPALLVVPDWHGNWPLDRHPDFAAWLRARAAEGAEIVLHGERHDEAGLARTLGDRLRAWGRTAGEAEFLTLDAAAAGQRIARGLACLLRLGLRPVGFVPPAWLAREEGHRAAGAAGLGFSEDERSVRLFPSGRRISSPVVRWSARTAVRARGSAAVARARWTLQRSAPLPRLAFHPQDLDHPVTARSVVVSLDRWLTLHRPVGYSSLAAAPIP